In one window of Spiroplasma corruscae DNA:
- a CDS encoding NAD(+)/NADH kinase: protein MQLYNLINNDYKETEDKIKSFEKKLNDRGWKKSDDRPDFVFIFGGDGTFLKAVSKYKSIIDKVSFVPFKLGGIGFYTNKNRINELDLILELIEKNNYHSQCFEMLEVNNDNKNLLVVNELKIINEKKPIYIEIFVNNNFLERFHGTGVVVSTSNGSTGYMKSAGGAVILPRNSGIYQLQELIPVSTNKFRTLNSPIILDKNFELSLKLESTSDDLMIIDTNGHKVIDKTINIRLSNVTIKVISCLQEGLKNDIEILRDIFIKDKEGRS, encoded by the coding sequence ATGCAATTATATAACTTAATTAATAACGACTATAAAGAAACTGAAGATAAAATAAAAAGTTTTGAAAAGAAATTAAACGATAGAGGTTGGAAAAAAAGTGACGATAGACCAGATTTTGTATTTATTTTTGGAGGTGATGGTACCTTTTTAAAAGCGGTATCAAAGTATAAAAGTATTATAGATAAAGTAAGTTTTGTCCCCTTTAAATTAGGAGGAATTGGTTTTTATACTAATAAAAATAGAATAAACGAACTAGATTTGATATTAGAATTAATTGAGAAAAATAATTACCATTCTCAGTGTTTTGAAATGCTTGAGGTTAATAATGATAATAAAAATCTACTTGTTGTGAATGAACTTAAAATAATAAACGAAAAAAAACCTATATATATTGAAATATTTGTGAATAACAACTTTTTAGAAAGATTTCATGGTACTGGTGTTGTTGTATCAACTTCTAATGGTAGTACAGGTTATATGAAATCAGCGGGTGGAGCTGTTATATTGCCAAGAAATAGTGGTATTTATCAATTACAAGAACTAATACCTGTAAGTACAAATAAATTTCGTACTTTAAATTCTCCTATAATTTTAGACAAAAATTTTGAATTAAGTTTAAAATTAGAAAGTACATCTGATGATTTAATGATAATTGACACTAATGGACATAAAGTTATTGATAAAACTATTAATATAAGACTTTCTAATGTTACTATCAAAGTTATCTCTTGTTTACAAGAAGGTTTAAAAAATGATATAGAAATATTAAGAGATATTTTTATAAAAGATAAAGAAGGGCGCTCTTAA
- a CDS encoding rhodanese-like domain-containing protein has translation MISPEDYNRVKDKVITIDVRTKNEFEMLPHFDWAINIEFSEFISNYEHYLRLYNPDNKLIVTVCNAGNRSGQTSQFLKEKGIDALTLQGGIYNYKRKFK, from the coding sequence ATGATTTCACCAGAAGACTATAACAGAGTAAAAGATAAAGTTATAACAATTGATGTAAGAACAAAAAATGAATTTGAAATGCTACCTCATTTTGATTGAGCTATTAACATTGAATTTAGTGAATTCATAAGTAACTATGAACACTATTTAAGATTATATAATCCTGACAACAAATTAATAGTAACTGTTTGTAACGCCGGTAATAGAAGTGGACAAACATCACAATTTCTTAAAGAAAAAGGTATAGACGCACTTACATTACAAGGCGGTATTTATAATTATAAAAGAAAGTTTAAATAA
- the trpS gene encoding tryptophan--tRNA ligase, with protein sequence MKSKKRMVSGITATGTVTLGNYIGAIKNFVKLQEEFEMYIFVANLHAITTPIDKLKLRENIKSMAALYFACGLDPNKVNVFIQSEVLEHTQLSWILTCNSTIGELNRMTQFKDKSQKQKNKNRTDYIPTGLLTYPLLMAADILLYEPDYVPVGKDQKQHIELTRNLAERMNNKYGNLFKIPEEYIPEVGSKIMDLQNPTNKMSKSSENPKSYISLLDDIKIVEKKIKSAVTDSENLIKYDPINKPGVSNLIVIYSSLANKSIKEVELFFSNKDYGFLKNEVIKVVSILLKEIQDKYYNLINSNDIETWLEKSANNARYLARKKMSKVMDKIGLNYK encoded by the coding sequence ATGAAAAGTAAAAAAAGAATGGTTTCCGGCATTACAGCTACAGGAACGGTAACATTAGGAAATTATATTGGAGCTATTAAGAATTTTGTAAAATTACAGGAAGAATTCGAAATGTATATATTTGTTGCAAACCTTCACGCCATTACCACCCCAATCGATAAACTAAAGCTCAGGGAAAATATTAAGAGTATGGCAGCCTTATATTTTGCATGTGGTCTTGACCCTAATAAAGTAAATGTATTTATACAAAGTGAAGTACTTGAACATACTCAACTATCATGAATCTTAACTTGTAATAGTACTATTGGAGAACTTAATAGAATGACACAATTTAAGGATAAGTCGCAAAAACAAAAAAATAAAAATCGTACTGATTACATACCAACAGGATTATTAACTTACCCTTTATTAATGGCAGCTGATATATTATTATATGAACCAGATTATGTACCTGTAGGTAAAGATCAAAAACAACATATAGAATTAACTAGAAATTTAGCAGAAAGAATGAATAATAAATATGGAAACTTATTTAAAATTCCTGAGGAATATATACCAGAGGTTGGATCAAAAATAATGGATTTACAAAATCCAACAAATAAAATGTCAAAATCTTCAGAAAATCCAAAATCATACATTTCTTTACTTGATGATATAAAAATTGTAGAAAAAAAAATAAAATCTGCGGTAACTGATTCAGAAAACTTAATTAAATATGACCCCATTAATAAACCAGGAGTAAGTAACTTGATTGTTATTTATTCATCTCTTGCAAATAAATCAATTAAAGAAGTAGAATTATTTTTTTCAAACAAAGATTATGGTTTCTTAAAAAATGAAGTCATTAAAGTAGTAAGTATTTTATTAAAGGAAATACAAGATAAGTATTATAACTTAATTAATTCAAATGATATTGAAACCTGATTAGAGAAAAGTGCAAATAACGCTAGATATCTTGCTAGAAAAAAAATGAGTAAAGTTATGGATAAGATAGGTTTAAATTATAAATAA
- a CDS encoding ribonuclease J: MEEIKFMALGGQDERGKNLFIVSVGEQLFIFDSGMKFPERSVLGIDVVIPNFDFLKENVKKIKGIFISNPSSSNAGSISYILRDIDVPVYCNELTTIVLKYRNLKYRIKNRENNFKIIKDKDVLKFDKDVSVEVFRTTSMFPESFGFAIHTKVGSIVYAGDYIMDGTEQSYFSTDMNHLTQISKKGVLSLISDSEFASRNGYTVPNHRIEKFITGPMKDKKKRLILGLFEEDVFKLFEIINQAKQNDRKIAIYGKTIAKVLESKTIQESLKFYEENIITTDEFMKSTDGILLITGAGDLLYSRLAKIAAGNDDTVEFTENDTIILATPPSSGVEKRHAEILDELARTNAKLISLSDRNIWTMRASYEDIKLMTRIMKPKSFIPVKGLHKDFLSAEQAAIEAGVIPENIALIKNGQVLKINHDGKLVISNQKIKNADIFVDGIGAGDIGAIVLNERKQLATDGAVIIGANLNDKTKELCSLIDIQMRGVVYIVDDNPIFKLMQKQIVDILNKAREEWKIKPDSFDLNQIKKDIVSKVRSILRQETGKQPIVLVIVNELTNSNYEPKVRQKYNNT, from the coding sequence ATGGAAGAAATTAAATTTATGGCCTTAGGTGGTCAAGATGAAAGAGGTAAAAACCTATTTATAGTTAGTGTTGGGGAACAATTATTTATTTTTGATTCAGGTATGAAATTTCCTGAAAGAAGTGTATTAGGTATCGATGTTGTTATACCAAACTTTGATTTTTTAAAAGAGAATGTTAAGAAAATAAAAGGTATATTTATTTCAAATCCAAGTTCAAGTAACGCTGGGTCTATTAGTTATATTTTAAGAGATATTGATGTTCCGGTTTATTGTAATGAATTAACTACAATTGTTTTAAAATATAGAAATCTTAAATATAGAATCAAAAATAGGGAAAATAATTTTAAGATAATAAAAGATAAAGATGTTTTAAAGTTTGATAAAGATGTAAGTGTAGAAGTTTTTAGAACTACTTCAATGTTTCCGGAGTCTTTTGGTTTTGCAATTCACACAAAAGTAGGAAGTATAGTTTATGCTGGTGACTATATTATGGACGGTACAGAGCAATCGTATTTCTCTACTGATATGAATCATTTAACACAAATATCAAAAAAAGGGGTTTTATCATTAATAAGTGATTCAGAATTTGCGTCAAGAAATGGTTATACAGTACCAAATCATAGAATTGAAAAATTCATTACTGGTCCAATGAAGGATAAGAAGAAACGATTAATACTTGGTTTATTTGAAGAAGATGTTTTTAAATTATTTGAAATAATCAATCAAGCAAAACAAAATGATAGAAAAATTGCAATATACGGGAAAACAATAGCGAAAGTACTAGAGTCAAAAACTATACAAGAAAGTTTAAAATTCTATGAAGAAAATATTATTACAACTGATGAATTTATGAAATCAACAGATGGAATATTGTTAATAACTGGTGCAGGTGATTTACTTTATTCAAGATTAGCAAAAATAGCAGCAGGAAATGATGACACAGTAGAATTTACAGAAAACGACACAATTATTTTAGCAACACCACCTTCATCTGGTGTTGAAAAAAGACACGCAGAAATCCTAGATGAGTTAGCCAGAACTAATGCTAAACTTATTTCTCTATCTGATAGAAACATATGGACAATGAGAGCTAGTTATGAAGATATAAAACTTATGACAAGGATAATGAAACCGAAGTCATTCATTCCAGTTAAAGGTTTACACAAAGACTTTTTATCAGCAGAACAAGCAGCAATTGAAGCAGGAGTGATACCAGAAAATATTGCATTGATAAAAAATGGGCAAGTTTTAAAGATCAATCATGATGGTAAGTTAGTTATTTCAAATCAAAAAATTAAAAATGCAGATATCTTTGTAGATGGAATTGGTGCAGGAGATATTGGCGCTATTGTCTTAAATGAGCGTAAGCAGTTAGCTACTGATGGTGCTGTAATTATTGGTGCAAATTTAAATGATAAGACTAAGGAACTTTGCTCATTAATTGATATTCAAATGAGAGGTGTTGTTTATATTGTTGACGATAACCCAATATTTAAACTAATGCAAAAACAGATAGTTGATATTCTTAATAAAGCAAGAGAAGAATGAAAAATTAAACCAGACTCATTTGACTTAAACCAAATAAAAAAGGATATAGTTTCAAAGGTAAGATCTATTCTTAGACAAGAAACTGGCAAACAACCAATAGTACTTGTAATTGTAAATGAATTAACAAATTCTAATTATGAACCTAAAGTAAGACAAAAATATAATAATACATAA